The following proteins are co-located in the Chaetodon trifascialis isolate fChaTrf1 chromosome 14, fChaTrf1.hap1, whole genome shotgun sequence genome:
- the angel1 gene encoding protein angel homolog 1, producing the protein MRRPQYRNMIGSMLFYMLYPLSRYLSSRPSEASKKGLPPEVVNGRAMWDGGAVTTRTFTQSQTALLDQCLSPSSGMKGERKERMTEASPEKEDDRRQDSDKEQLMAVQHEDRRNEAALKRSEVQPAVNDNKAEARSGPQQDKVDARKQEEGEITVHHEVSRMKENTEDGPILPAEDINPEQELVAQLECLQRDEESVTPAERRIQDTTGPVQIQIPSVKESVTPAKTTAATAAECWDEYVLAAAGDMHGGESSHLVFASLPSNTHTHPTLSGKHDTQTGWHFPAGPGLAEEVQCPLWQFPPVSYYPPTEPTVPFEVVWRVWEGVDESAPAAEPVQMLFPFTKPSMDFTVMSYNVLAQDLLEANWELYTHCPLEVLDWSYRCSLLLEEIMKWTPDILCLQEVQENHYHEHLYPVLSQMGYTCVYKRRTGTKTDGCATCYRSSCFSELSVTPLEFFRPEMELLDRHNIGIVLLLRPVVTRGSEVKAKGLPLCVANTHLLFNPRRGDVKLAQLAIMLAEINSVVKSCKAKGEHCNLIFCGDFNSVPQKPLYQLITTGELCFEGLPAWMISGQENLSHKVHCHRLFAPLWPSGLGITDTCQYTTVKEIFKSQSQKPEKCQYSHDFLLQLRFCPAACVRPLDLELIHGVTDNTPESSRRNHPYEKRFSHTIRHQLDLESVYKHILPGSGNPEVTTLLSGGGATVDYIFYTPRRILTADQNAGARFMSAGLKLIGSLSLLSEDVLWSMNGLPNHLFPSDHLSLLARFQLDLTAA; encoded by the exons ATGCGCCGACCGCAGTACAGAAACATGATTGGCAGTATGTTATTTTACATGCTCTACCCGTTATCCCGGTACTTAAGCAGTCGACCCTCAG AGGCCTCAAAGAAGGGTCTCCCTCCTGAAGTGGTTAATGGCAGGGCAATGTGGGATGGTGGTGCTGTCACAACAAGGACATTCACCCAGTCTCAGACAGCCCTGTTGGACCAGTGTCTCAGCCCAAGCAGTGGGAtgaagggagaaagaaaagaaaggatgaCAGAAGCAAGCCCAGAAAAGGAAGATGATAGGAGACAAGACTCGGACAAAGAACAGCTGATGGCTGTCCAGCATGAAGACAGAAGGAATGAGGCTGCTTTGAAGAGGAGTGAGGTGCAACCTGCAGTGAATGATAACAAAGCAGAGGCCAGAAGTGGACCGCAACAAGACAAAGTAGATGCTCGGAAGCAAGAGGAGGGGGAAATAACAGTTCACCATGAGGTGTCCCGTatgaaggaaaacacagaggatgGACCTATTCTTCCAGCTGAGGACATTAATCCAGAGCAAGAACTTGTGGCACAGTTAGAATGCCTGCAAAGAGATGAAGAGTCAGTAACTCCAGCTGAACGGAGAATCCAAGACACCACTGGTCCAGTACAAATCCAGATACCAAGTGTGAAGGAGTCAGTGACTCCAGCTAAAACTACAGCTGCTACAGCAGCAGAGTGCTGGGATGAATATGTACTGGCCGCTGCTGGTGACATGCATGGCGGGGAAAGCTCTCACCTGGTATTTGCCTCCCTTCCCTCTAACACTCATACCCACCCTACACTCAGTGGGAAACACGATACACAAACTGGGTGGCATTTTCCTGCAGGACCTGGCCTGGCAGAAGAAGTGCAATGCCCACTCTGGCAATTTCCACCAGTGAGCTATTACCCACCAACAGAGCCAACAGTGCCATTTGAAG TAGTGTGGCGGGTGTGGGAGGGGGTGGATGAGAGTGCCCCTGCAGCTGAGCCTGTCCAGATGCTTTTCCCTTTCACAAAACCCTCAATGGACTTCACCGTTATGTCCTACAACGTCCTGGCACAGGACTTACTGGAGGCTAACTGGGAGCTATACACACACTGCCCCCTGGAGGTGCTGGACTGGAGCTAccgctgcagcctgctgctggaggaaataATGAAATGGACACCAGAC ATTCTGTGTCTCCAAGAGGTTCAGGAGAACCACTACCATGAACACCTGTATCCAGTCCTGTCTCAGATGG GCTACACCTGTGTGTACAAGCGGCGTACAGGGACCAAGACAGATGGTTGTGCTACTTGCTATCGTAGCAGTTGCTTCTCTGAGCTCTCAGTCACCCCGCTGGAGTTCTTTAGGCCTGAGATGGAGCTGCTGGACCGGCACAACATCGGCATTGTTTTGCTGCTTCGGCCGGTGGTTACccgggggtcagaggtcaaggcGAAGGGTCTACCTCTGTGTGTGGCCAACACCCACCTCCTCTTCAACCCTAGGAGAGGTGATGTGAAGCTGGCTCAGCTAGCCATAATGCTGGCAGAAATCAACAGCGTGGTCAAATCCTGTAAGGCCAAAGGCGAACACTGTAACCTCATATTTTGTGGGGACTTCAACTCTGTGCCCCAGAAGCCTCTGTACCAATTGATCACCACCGGTGAGCTCTGTTTTGAGGGTCTACCAGCATGGATG ATATCAGGTCAAGAGAACCTGTCCCACAAAGTCCATTGTCACAGACTGTTTGCTCCCCTGTGGCCCAGTGGACTGGGAATCACTGACACCTGCCAGTACACGACTGTCAAGGAGATATTTAAGAGCCAGAGTCAGAAACCAG AGAAATGTCAGTACAGCCAcgacttcctgctgcagctgcgcTTCTGTCCAGCTGCATGTGTCCGTCCTCTGGACTTGGAGCTGATCCATGGCGTGACTGATAACACACCAG AATCTTCGAGGAGAAATCACCCGTACGAGAAAAG GTTCAGCCACACTATCAGACATCAGTTAGACTTGGAGTCGGTCTACAAACACATTCTTCCCGGCTCCGGCAATCCAGAAGTCACGACCCTGCTCTCTGGAGGGGGGGCCACTGTCGACTACATCTTTTACACTCCAAGACGCATCCTAACTGCTGATCAAAACG ctgGTGCTCGCTTCATGAGTGCGGGTCTGAAGCTGATtggctctctctccctcctgtcagAGGATGTCTTGTGGTCAATGAATGGCCTTCCCAATCACTTATTTCCCTCCGACCATCTCAGTCTTCTGGCCAGATTCCAGCTGGACCTGACTGCTGCGTGA
- the LOC139342587 gene encoding leucine-rich repeat-containing protein 74A → MSTLSFESLCLKDDDCSSPIQLQAMEDEFDTDLEPDEKEESNKEMSISELYLQACELVGVVPVSYFLRNLESATITLSHHGLGPLGCKALAIALVSDMHINTLELADNHIQAEGAKYLLEMLRANFTIHHLDLSNNCLQSAGAECVAKILLDNISLKSMKLSGNGFTDDDAKYFADALSTNSRLKELDLSHNEFCGKGGEHLGQLLANNEGLESLDLSWNHLRMKGAVAFSAGLKVNMMLKHLDLSWNGFGNEGALAMGEALKFNNTLVHLNLNNNRLTNEGVAMLCRGLEFNDTLRVLLLAYNSLTVEGALALVNVVKNTPKTALEEINICNVLVNENFVHLLEVTCQEHPGLDVQYGGVGGFIAKKPPKRVDPMKVIQDYLDQRKLRLWDFFRNIDKDGTMRVPVADFRKAVQQSSIPLNRYQIEELIQRLDRDRTGMVDYRGLADTRKQMMRDHRRQLRKVESRQKKEKQKSDRILKTFQSAVEAVTPRSSMVISPGGTKEDSSGPQHFSATPLSSWHHIVMSNSSRYSVTNLSNEHVHLPMLGSTTPYRPTSSPAMRSYSQPNLLDDSPRSAPSKSISAQGLHSDPEMGHSKLSPTANHLTRSRPALNAKLPQVKAKTKKVKKKKATKRVDKGSKNATQTVK, encoded by the exons ATGTCGACACTATCTTTTGAGTCCCTCTGCTTGAAAGATGATGATTGTTCATCCCCAATTCAACTCCAGGCCATGGAGGATGAGTTTGACACAGACTTAGAGCCAGATG aaaaagaggagagcaaCAAGGAAATGTCTATATCTGAACTGTACCTCCAGGCCTGCGAGCTGGTGGGTGTGGTGCCAGTCTCCTACTTTTTACGAAACCTTGAGTCTGCAACCATAACCCTCAGCCACCATGGGCTAGGACCTTTGGGGTGCAAGGCACTTGCTATTGCTTTAGTG TCAGATATGCATATCAACACTCTGGAACTGGCAGACAATCACATTCAAGCTGAGGGAGCCAAATACCTTCTGGAGATGTTAAGAGCTAATTTCACCATTCACCACCTG GATTTGTCCAACAactgtctgcagtctgcaggAGCTGAGTGTGTGGCTAAAATCCTGCTGGACAACATTTCATTAAAATCTATGAAACTTTCAG GAAATGGATTTACTGACGATGATGCTAAGTACTTTGCAGATGCCTTGTCT ACCAATTCCAGATTAAAGGAACTAGACCTGAGCCATAATGAGTTTTGTGGAAAAGGAGGGGAACATTTGGGACAACTGCTGG CAAACAATGAGGGTCTTGAATCGCTGGATCTGAGCTGGAACCATCTTAGAATGAAAGGGGCTGTAGCTTTTTCTGCTGGACTCAAG GTAAATATGATGTTAAAACACCTTGACCTATCATGGAACGGGTTTGGGAATGAAGGCGCCCTAGCCATGGGCGAGGCCTTAAAGTTCAACAACACTCTGGTGCACCTCAACCTCAACAACAACCGCCTCACCAATGAGGGTGTCGCCATGCTGTGCAGGGGTCTTGAATTTAATGACACTCTCCGAGTCCTTCTG CTGGCTTACAACTCTTTAACAGTAGAGGGCGCACTGGCTCTGGTTAATGTGGTAAAGAACACACCTAAAACTGCTTTGGAGGAGATCAACATATGT AATGTGCTGGTAAACGAGAACTTTGTACATCTGCTGGAGGTGACATGTCAGGAGCATCCTGGGCTAGATGTACAGTATGGAGGGGTGGGAGGCTTCATCGCTAAGAAGCCTCCAAAACGTGTTGATCCAATGAAAGTCATTCAG GACTATTTGGATCAACGCAAGCTACGCCTGTGGGATTTCTTTCGGAACATTGACAAAGATGGTACCATGCGAGTCCCTGTCGCTGACTTCAGGAAGGCGGTGCAG CAATCAAGTATTCCTTTGAATCGCTACCAGATTGAGGAGCTGATTCAGAGACTTGATCGTGACAGGACAGGAATGGTAGACTATAG GGGACTGGCAGATACAAGGAAACAGATGATGAGGGATCACCGCCGCCAGCTGAGGAAGGTTGAGTCCCGTcagaagaaagagaagcagaagagcGACCGCATCCTCAAGACCTTCCAGAGTGCCGTGGAGGCCGTAACACCGCGCAgctccatggtcatatctccAGGAGGTACCAAAGAGGATTCAAGTGGACCTCAGCACTTCTCTGCCACCCCTCTCAGTTCTTGGCACCACATCGTCATGTCCAACAGCAGTCGCTATTCCGTCACCAACCTGAGCAATGAGCACGTCCACCTGCCGATGTTAGGAAGCACCACGCCTTACCGTCCCACCAGTTCCCCAGCCATGCGCTCGTACTCCCAGCCAAACCTGCTGGATGACTCCCCTCGCTCTGCTCCAAGCAAGTCCATCTCAGCTCAGGGTTTACACTCCGATCCAGAGATGGGCCACAGCAAGCTGAGCCCCACTGCGAACCACCTGACCAGGTCCAGGCCAGCTCTCAATGCCAAGCTGCCACAGGTTAAAGCCAAAACCaagaaagtaaagaaaaagaaagctacAAAACGTGTGGATAAAGGCTCAAAGAATGCAACACAAACTGTTAAATGA
- the olfm4.1 gene encoding olfactomedin-4: MIGSLYFLALLSSTMAWGRVGLWSEGRNETGGSSGDRCTCDAFLPSSTFPIKDLVVVQQTVEEISHKLELEMGKLEDYETKMTSYAEKIIKLTVEIEEMEKNPDAYNEADKGDTKVEIKQVEALIKELQLSIRGSTTVFEPLHIQITAVVAALNRLENTYDRNVVLATRREFIKVQLQLEECERRHQELFNPDIGSCAHTGIIKVSKPIVNHLNAHLNSGYRYGSWGKDSKPVPDRESIYWSSESTSESTTDIRLYTNYKNLILRNYFKYEHLTSSLVGRGNNVIIHDNTLYYQISSSFGVAKLNFTTMKYDSKRIPRASAKLSYANSVSQIFDFAADETGLWVTYATEESGGRMAIAKISEPSFEVEEEWQTSAYKPEVSNAFMVCGVLYAVRTVDIETEEIFYKYDTKTKQESYISVPFERFQYRFSNLHYNPSDQKLYMYNDGYYVTYHLWFNHTAKATVKPPLPLA, translated from the exons ATGATCGGCTCTCTGTATTTCTTAGCGCTGCTGAGCTCCACGATGGCGTGGGGG CGTGTAGGCTTGTGGAGTGAGGGGAGGAATGAGACAGGAGGTAGCAGTGGGGACAGGTGCACTTGTGATGCCTTCTTGCCCAGTTCTACCTTTCCTATCAAAGACCTGGTGGTGGTGCAGCAGACAGTGGAGGAGATCTCACACaaactggagctggagatgGGAAAG CTGGAAGATTATGAGACCAAGATGACATCATATGCAGAAAAGATAATAAAGCTGACTGTAGAAATTGAAGAAATGGAGAAGAACCCTGACGCCTACAATGAAGCAGACAAGGGTGACACAAAGGTGGAGATTAAACAAGTGGAGGCTCTGATTaaagagctgcagctctccATCCGAGGCTCCACCACTGTCTTTGAACCTCTGCACATCCAG ATCACAGCCGTGGTGGCAGCCCTGAACAGGCTGGAGAATACCTATGACAGGAATGTGGTCCTGGCGACGCGTCGGGAGTTCATCAAGGTGCAGCTGCAGCTAGAGGAGTGTGAGAGACGCCACCAGGAGCTTTTCAACCCCGACATTG GATCTTGTGCTCACACAGGTATCATCAAGGTCAGCAAGCCCATTGTAAACCATCTGAATGCCCATCTTAACTCTGGCTACAGATATGGAAGCTGGGGGAAAGATTCAAAGCCTGTTCCCGACAGAGAATCTATTTACTGGTCCTCTGAGTCCACTAGTGAGTCCACCACTGACATTAGGCTCTACACTAACTACAAGAACCTCATTTTGAGAAACTACTTCAAGTATGAACATTTAACCAGCAGTTTGGTTGGCAGAGGGAACAATGTTATCATCCATGACAACACTCTGTATTATCAGATCAGCAGTTCGTTTGGGGTGGCCAAACTGAATTTCACCACCATGAAGTATGATTCTAAGAGGATTCCTCGAGCCAGTGCCAAATTGTCCTACGCTAACTCCGTCAGTCAGATCTTTGACTTTGCTGCTGATGAAACTGGCCTGTGGGTGACCTATGCTACAGAGGAGTCTGGTGGCCGTATGGCCATTGCTAAAATAAGTGAGCCTTCTTTTGAAGTTGAGGAGGAATGGCAGACTAGTGCCTATAAGCCTGAAGTGAGCAATGCCTTCATGGTGTGTGGCGTTCTGTATGCAGTCAGAACAGTTGATATCGAAACTGAAGAAATATTTTACAAGTATGACACCAAAACCAAACAAGAGAGTTACATCAGTGTTCCTTTTGAGAGGTTCCAGTATAGGTTTTCCAACCTGCACTACAATCCCTCCGACCAGAAGCTCTACATGTACAATGATGGCTACTATGTTACCTACCATCTGTGGTTTAACCACACAGCTAAAGCCACTGTGAAGCCACCATTACCCCTGGCCTAA
- the olfm4.2 gene encoding olfactomedin-4, whose protein sequence is MMLPVLLLLLPALSPALAWIPVEDWESGNVTASVGGLGQCICHVYLPETTFPADRVQHMQQVSKDLFLEVETQMNKMVSYEGKLEVYLRELIDLIARMDMLEIDPDNFIKLDFELLRTELREFEALVSQLKYSLNSSSPMFDSLYTEIRNMTLTVNQLETLDKSNLEVIRLEFAKLQKKLEECQKEQELIKPDIGNCNHTGIMTVSKPVVVQLDAHLSAGYQYGGWGKDSKPARGYESMYFLGDSSIPSVKNFYLYSNYENLILKSAFETHNTPSGWEGTGNNYIVHGNAIYYQHNAPLRMTKLDLSTSMYEHRVIPAASHKFSYSYSEKQNLDFAADENGLWVMYASEESKGKIVLAKIDEKSFDIEEEWNTGLFMERAGNAFMACGVMYATRPVDLKTEEIYYAFDTKTKEEKDLNIRFQKYQEKYTNLHYNPTDQKLYMYNNGYYVSYSVKFDK, encoded by the exons ATGATGCTGCcagttctgctgctgcttctacCAGCCCTCAGTCCTGCTTTGGCCTGGATT ccaGTGGAGGATTGGGAGTCTGGCAATGTGACGGCATCAGTGGGTGGATTGGGTCAGTGCATTTGTCATGTATATCTGCCTGAGACCACCTTCCCTGCAGACAGGGTTCAGCACATGCAACAAGTCAGCAAAGATTTATTCCTGGAAGTGGAAACTCAAATGAACAAG ATGGTGAGCTATGAAGGTAAGCTGGAGGTCTACTTGAGGGAACTGATAGACCTGATTGCGAGAATGGACATGCTGGAGATCGATCCTGACAATTTCATCAAACTGGACTTTGAGCTGCTCAGGACTGAGCTGAGAGAGTTTGAGGCTCTTGTGTCTCAGCTCAAATACTCCCTCAACTCCTCTTCGCCCATGTTTGACAGTCTGTACACTGAG ATCCGTAATATGACCCTCACTGTGAACCAACTGGAGACTTTGGACAAGAGCAACCTGGAAGTGATCCGCCTTGAGTTCGCTaagctgcagaagaagctggaggagtgCCAGAAGGAGCAGGAGTTAATCAAGCCAGATATTG gCAACTGTAATCACACAGGGATCATGACTGTCAGCAAACCAGTGGTGGTCCAGCTGGATGCTCATTTGAGTGCAGGATATCAGTACGGGGGCTGGGGAAAAGACTCTAAACCTGCTCGAGGCTATGAATCGATGTACTTCCTTGGTGACTCCAGCATTCCCTCTGTGAAAAACTTCTATTTGTACTCTAACTATGAAAACCTCATTCTGAAGTCTGCATTCGAAACACATAACACACCAAGTGGGTGGGAAGGTACCGGAAACAATTACATTGTTCACGGTAATGCCATATATTACCAGCACAACGCACCTCTCAGAATGACCAAACTGGATCTGAGCACTTCCATGTATGAGCACAGAGTGATCCCAGCTGCTAGTCACAAGTTCTCGTACAGTTACTCAGAAAAACAGAACTTGGACTTTGCAGCAGATGAAAATGGCTTGTGGGTAATGTATGCCTCAGAGGAGAGCAAAGGTAAAATCGTCCTCGCTAAAATAGATGAGAAATCCTTTGACATTGAGGAAGAGTGGAACACTGGCTTGTTCATGGAGAGGGCTGGCAATGCTTTCATGGCCTGTGGAGTCATGTATGCCACCAGGCCAGTGGATCTGAAAACGGAGGAGATCTACTATGCGTTCGACACTAAGACCAAGGAGGAGAAAGACCTCAACATTCGCTTTCAGAAGTACCAGGAGAAATACACCAACCTGCACTACAATCCCACTGATCAGAAGCTCTACATGTACAACAACGGCTACTATGTGTCCTACAGTGTCAAGTTTGACAAAtag
- the rps6kl1 gene encoding ribosomal protein S6 kinase-like 1, with amino-acid sequence MAKRDYLVEAAKQIRMALDSEVNEDYEAAFSYYKNGVDLLLNGVQLDPNKDRREAVKRKTTQYLKRAEEIFITHLQDNLGKGSSHLGGYSSLRFRPIRHLSSPVEDLEMCKVVGVTDKVLIVQSMVNKETFVVKSLVKSSWESRDQPTIIPQGVPYMVKLLRYYVSEDAVYLHLEHVKGGRLFSKLHKLKKEKAKEHPECFTSGQHSVKLKTSYTSPTISTDYQHNSRGGTGVSPEKLCDESPDTDFPTSWDETQQQLESCGTHSYIEETGCLQNTRSAASFYKKFDQLTLHSGSMRTQVNTRIHPPAPSLCLHSGETQEQPALPLSCARVSLALDVMSECRTKTAGMGLTECSSEFELAWKAADPAQNCEKTNPYAVTDSHSPCTLGQTAPHTNQTSFIKAGSLNNEKNGLSSSPAILHLPLHCQTQICGRASWDTNGCHQGSVLSSTSADMVTDSKHDSSSPTTEERNGMVVIRSTDRAVFSDHTDTRTTSESPWPSPAFLYHSTVGKQETLSGVPLALSGLKYQGETRSSEATESVEEAWELGPREKVAPPKERSFVSWFSTGPRGDPPHRRRENMDAFLKSEGSEGQGEDQIIEVDGWCHLPRFPVKSSPTDKAMQTCWGLPEAEVRVWGAQILLALESLHQQGILCRDLNPRNVLLTSNGKVCLTFFGQWSEVQSEVCSKATEQMYCAPEIGGVSRVTEACDWWSLGALLFELLTGMPLWQLHPAGIHSHTQLLIPDHLSTAAASLLTELLQFDAGYRLGSGGGGVSDIKCHPFFSGVSWKALSC; translated from the exons ATGGCAAAGAGGGATTACCTGGTGGAGGCGGCCAAGCAGATCCGCATGGCGCTGGACAGCGAGGTCAATGAGGACTACGAGGCAGCTTTCAGTTACTATAAGAATGGGGTGGACTTGCTGCTGAATGGAGTTCAGT TGGACCCAAACAAGGATCGTCGGGAGGcagtgaagaggaagacaaCCCAGTATTTGAAGAGAGCTGAAGAAATCTTCATAACACATCTGCAGGACAACCTCGGGAAGGGAAGCTCTCATTTAGGG GGTTACAGCAGTCTGAGATTCCGTCCAATCAGACACTTGAGTTCGCCTGTGGAGGACCTGGAGATGTGTAAAGTGGTGGGAGTGACAGATAAG GTCCTGATTGTCCAAAGTATGGTCAATAAGGAGACATTTGTTGTGAAG AGTCTGGTGAAGTCGAGCTGGGAGAGCAGGGACCAGCCAACCATCATTCCTCAGGGGGTGCCGTACATGGTTAAGCTGCTAAGATATTACGTCAGCGAGGACGCCGTGTACCTGCATCTCGAGCATGTCAAAG GTGGGAGGCTCTTCTCCAAGCTGcacaagctgaagaaggagaaggCCAAGGAACACCCAGAATGCTTCACTTCTGGCCAGCACAGCGTCAAGCTGAAGACCAGCTACACCTCACCCACAATCAGCACAGACTACCAGCACAACAGCAGAGGGGGCACAGGAGTGAGTCCAGAAAAATTATGTGACGAGAGCCCAGATACGGACTTCCCCACGTCGTGGGACgagactcagcagcagctggagagctgCGGGACTCATTCCTACATCGAGGAGACGGGGTGCCTGCAGAACACACGCTCCGCAGCGTCGTTTTATAAAAAGTTCGATCAGCTGACTCTGCATTCTGGCTCAATGAGAACACAGGTCAACACCCGCATCCATCCACCAGCTCCTAGTTTGTGTTTGCACTCCGGTGAAACTCAGGAACagcctgctcttcctctctcttgcgCCCGTGTCAGTCTAGCACTCGATGTCATGTCAGAATGCCGCACAAAGACAGCTGGAATGGGACTGACAGAGTGCAGCTCGGAGTTTGAACTGGCTTGGAAAGCTGCCGATCCAGCACAAAACTGTGAGAAAACAAACCCCTATGCAGTGACTGACAGTCATTCACCTTGCACACTAGGACAAACTGCACCTCATACAAATCAGACCTCATTTATAAAAGCAGGATCactgaacaatgaaaaaaacGGATTGAGTTCGTCACCTGCCATTTTGCATCTTCCTCTCCATTGCCAAACCCAGATCTGTGGCAGGGCATCATGGGATACCAATGGCTGCCACCAAGGATCTGTTTTGAGCAGTACCTCTGCAGATATGGTTACAGACTCAaagcatgacagcagcagtcccaccacagaggaaagaaatggAATGGTAGTCATCAGGAGCACAGACAGGGCAGTTTTTTCtgaccacacagacacaaggaCCACCTCAGAAAGCCCCTGGCCCTCCCCTGCTTTCCTCTACCACAGCACTGTAGGAAAACAGGAGACGTTATCAGGAGTTCCCCTGGCCCTCTCAGGCCTGAAGTACCAGGGGGAAACACGGTCCAGTGAGGCAACAGAGAGTGTAGAGGAGGCCTGGGAATTGGGTCCTAGAGAGAAGGTGGCACCTCCTAAAGAGCGATCATTTGTGAGCTGGTTCTCCACTGGCCCCCGTGGAGACCCACcccacaggaggagagagaacatGGATGCTTTCCTTAAATCAGAAGGATCTGAGGGGCAGGGGGAAGACCAGATCATAGAGGTGGATGGCTGGTGCCACCTGCCTCGGTTCCCTGTCAAGTCCTCCCCAACAGATAAGGCCATGCAGACCTGCTGGGGGCTTCCTGAGGCAGAGGTGCGTGTGTGGGGGGCTCAGATCCTGCTAGCCCTGGAGAGTCTGCATCAGCAAGGCATCCTGTGTCGAGACCTCAACCCTAGAAACGTTCTGCTCACCAGCAATG gaaaagtgtgtttgacattttttggcCAGTGGAGTGAGGTTCAGTCAGAGGTTTGCTCTAAAGCCACGGAACAGATGTACTGTGCCCCAG AAATTGGTGGGGTCTCCAGGGTGACAGAGGCATGTGATTGGTGGAGTCTTGGGGCTTTGTTGTTTGAACTCCTTACAGGAATG CCGCTGTGGCAGCTCCATCCTGCAGGAATCCACTCCCACACCCAGTTGCTCATCCCCGACCACCTGAGCACTGCAGCTGCGTCTCTGCTCACTGAG TTGCTTCAGTTTGATGCTGGCTATCGTCTAGgctctggaggtggaggtgtgagTGACATCAAGTGTCATCCCTTCTTCAGTGGCGTCTCCTGGAAAGCTCTGAGCTGCTAG